The DNA segment CATTCAAGCCTTGTGGAATGGTGCCATTAAGTTTGTTAGTGGACAATTCCAAAACTGTGAGCATTTTCAATTTTCCAATTGTGTCAGGAATTGGTCCAGAGAGATTGTTTGCTTGGAGACTCAGGGCATTCAAATTGATCAAATTACCTATAGAGGGAGGAATTGATCCAGAAAGATTATTAAAGCCTAAATACAACATGGTGAGCTTTGTCAAGTTTCCAATGGTGGAAGGAATGGGTCCGGAAAATTGATTGATATCAAGAGCAAGTTCCTCTAAATTAGCCAGATTTTGTATGGAAGCAGGGATTGATCCAGAAAGATTATTGGCTTCAAGGTAGAGCACGGTCAAGTTAGACATGTTCCATAAGGAGGATGGGATTGGCCCAGATATTAGGGAATTATTAGAAAGGTAAAGTTGATTTAAACTGCTCATGTTACCTATTGTTTCAGGGATAGAACCAGAAAGAGAGTTTCTTGACAAATCAATAAGTTCAAGGTTTGTCAACATTCCAATTTCTTGAGGAATGGAACCAAAAAGGTTACAATTTCCCAAACCTAGATACTCCAACTTGTGCAACTTTCCAATCCCTGGAGGAATGGAGCTAGAAAAATTGTTGCCACCTAAATCTAGAAATGACAGGTTGGACAAGTTTGCTATGGAATTAGGAATCTCTCCACTTAGGTGACACAAGGAAAGATCAAGGCTTTGTAAACTCCCTAGTGTCCACATTTCTGGAGGGATGGAACCTTGGaaagaatttaaagaaaaatttaaaacatttactTTGGTTATGTTACCAATCTGTGGTGGAATGGTTCCATGAAAGGAATTTTCATAGATATTCAGGCTGAGAAGGTTAGGAAAAATGGAGAAGCTGAGAGTGTGGAGTGTACCTTTAAGTCCATAGGTAGCAAGATTTATGCTGGACACAGACTTAGATTTGTCACACTGAATTCCTTCCCATGTGCATGGATTATTACCTCTCCATGTTGACAAGAGAGCTTGGCTGTGGTTGTCAAAGCTGTGTTTCCACTTCAACAAAGCATTTGCTTCACTGTCTTCAGCTGCAGCTTGTGGCCCCGAGAGTGTTAGAAAGACACAAAGAAATAGAACCAGCATGGATTTTTCCCTTTCAAACGTGCATTCCATGATTCAAGTGTAACAAAGTTCTTGAATCAAGAATAAGAGGATATGGTGGTGATCATAGTAATTGGAACTCACAGAGTTGCTTATAAATGAATGAATAACCGAGTGGTGTGTTTCACATGTGTACGTGTGGTCAAACACTGGTCACATTCTAAGGTAATTAATAAACATTTATGGTAcactttttattataaatataagtatTCACATCATGGCCTCTCGAATAAAATATGCATTACCTGTTCTCTggtatattaaattattatgcATTACAGtggaaaaggaaagaaagataTTGTGAATGGATTGAATATGCGCGGAAAGATAAGGTGGAGTTATTATTAGTTTGAATGATGACGACAAAGATGAGACGAAGAAAGAATGAAGAGGCACAaacagagataaaaaaaatccataaagTGAAAGGATTTTCTCTGctttctttacttttttgttCTCCTGTTGTTCCTTCGTCTTTCACGCGTAGCCATAACAACAAGTATACTTAATTAGTTAATGGACATGTGAGACAATAATGaatttttaatagaaaacaCAACTGCCCCGTGTCTGcatgttttttttaagaacCTCGTTCGTTTCCAGAGCTGTTAGTCAAAGGATTAACAtgaaaaattatgatttttagtATAAAAACAAGTCCTTCAATCAAGATCCCGTTCACACGTTCGTCTTCGCCAGCTTGTATATCCACTGATCTTAATTATGATTGCATGCGCCAAACATATATAGTTTTCAAATCTAATTAAATCCCTTTAGAGTAATGCCACTCATTGTTACCTAACATCCACAAGCTGTATAATTTTATATTCCATCACAGTCACAAAAGGTTTCATCCACTCTAAAAAATTCATATCCTTTAtgcttttttatattataaataaatattcgcAAGAACATGCCTTGAAAAACAATTAGTTCAGacttagtaaaaaaaaaacagtgttGATCCAAAGCTTCTTCACAAAAACAAAAGTTCATAAGatacaaacaaaacaatacAACTCAAAGTGTGTTTCATCTCCTATTAGTGAGTTTAATTTAAAGGGTTTGTTAGGAAATCCATGAAAAAGGttatttcaagtttattgttgAACTGTTGTCAAGAGTTATCTCCAAGATGCTACGATCAATTGTTTGAAAAGGACAATTTTTTGTCTTCAAATTTAAATACTTTAATTTGCTTTCTTTAGTAATCTTCAAATATTCTTAGAGAAGATTAATAGGTGCTGCAACATCCTCCACTAGAtttcaatactttttttttaagaaaattttccACTAACATTGAGCAATGATCATAGTGATGGTAGCATGACcaccaaattacaaaattatagtTTATACAAAATTTTCTTATGACATGACACTTTCTTCAagattttttcttatttttctcacAAAAACTACAGTCTTTGTATATCAGATCCCATGGAaaactctgataccaaatgttaagaaagaaaatactaaaaaaagaaTATTATCTTATGCAAGGAACTCATccctttattttaaatattactttatttgtatatgtttttaaataagttagatattaaatatttttcaacaaacatatattaaattattaattacattataatttacatagtataaaaaatcatacaaaaaacacctaaaaataaaataaagaattaaatatgtCTTAGCTacttatttttaactttattattaaatgatttcatTAAAAAGGGAAAGGTGGAGAGAAAGAATAATAAGGGTGAAGTACTTTTatttatcatcatcatcatcatatatatatatatatatatatatcttatttAACTCAAATTTAGGTTTAAtacataactattttttttataaattgagtttctaatgaaataaaaaaaattgtttaagtttTTGAAATATTTCTGTTCTTTCTATAGTCTAAACTATTGAAAGATATGATAcattatagaaaataaataatttattatgataaacaaataaattaaagaatagTTAAAAAATCTCAAACTATCTCTCATGAGAGCCTCACTTTAGAATGAAAGCTGCATTATGCAGTAGTTATGCTTTTAAATTAAGGAATGAAGCAAAAAAAGAGCAATCATAAACTAATTTGAATCAAAGCAAGTAAAGGGTTTGGGGGCATTAACTAAAGCACCTTTTGATGGTTTTCTGCAAGTTTTGCTGCATAATAAATAGTCTAAAATTTAGATTAATGATTAAAAGCAAAAGtctgtaaataaaaaaaattatttttgcagAGAATCTATTGTAAGTCTTTAaccaaataatataaaatatgccTTTGCTGATGTCTGTCATTATATAAGGAGAGGAAAGAGCAAGAAAGCCATGTGCTATGCTAAGCACTTTCTTGCTCTTTCCAAAGACACTGAGAAAGAATGAGTCGCTCCATTTTTCAGCTTCATCCTCttctttcatcttttcttcttttcacttTGTTGCTGAATGCTGTTCATGCCAGTAAAAAGGTAGGCCTAGGCCAGTTAATTATAAATTTCTTACTCggtttgagtttttttttatcagtttttCTGCTTTGAAAGTATATAAGGTGATGATTTTTATATATAGGTTGTAATAATGGAATTTGGatgatataatttaattttgtggCACTACACCAATTGCTAGTTTTTTATCTGCTGTTTGTAGTGCTACATTGTGTACTTGGGAGCACATTCTCATGGTCCAAACCCTTCATCTGTTGACCTTGAAACAGCCACACATTCTCATTATGATTTACTGGGTTCGGTCTTGAGAAGGTACATTGAATTCAGCCTAAGCTCTGGTTTTGAAGAAACTGATTTGTATATTAACTGTGTTGTGTATGTGAATCATTCACAGCCATGAAAAGGCCAAAGAAGcaattatttattcatataaCAAACACATCAATGGCTTTGCAGCTTCACTTGAAGAGGAAGAAGCAGCAGATATTGCAAGTGAGAAATTCAGTAGTCTGTTCAACTGATTGTTCGgtatttctaaaatttattttcagattAGTTGACACACAATGTTTCCACTGATGTAGAAAATCCAAGCGTAGTGTCTGTGTTTTTGAGCAAAGAGCATAAACTGCACACAACCCGTTCATGGGAGTTTCTTGGACTGCAAAGAAATGGTATCAACTCAGCATGGCAAAGGGGCAGATTTGGTGAGAATACAATCATCGGTAACATCGACACAGGTAAATTTTTGTCGGAATTTTCTTCTGCTCTTCTGCTGGGTTTTCTGTTTCTGGTTTTCAGCTTTATCTATGTTGGTTTAAGGGTGGTGTAGAAGGGCTCCAAACTAAAATAGCTTAAAAATAGCAGGGAGTTCTACCTGGATGTTGTACCATTTTGTATAAGGAttctaaaatgtttttcttcattaatttaattctttaccaataaaaaaataaaaaatcgaaACAGGTAAAAACTTCATCTCTTTGCCATAATCTATTGTGCATGCTTCATTTTCTTACTACTTTATTTTCTCATTCAcgattttttcaataaattttaatgaataaaaaagtgATGAAAGGATTTCTTTTAGTTACCTTAAAACTCATTTAATGCTCTAGAATGGTACTACTCAATAATTACAATCAAATGGTTATGTTCAAAATATTTGAAGCAGCATGAATATTTATGATCATAACCAGAGATATCAATTTATCCTACTGTTTGCTATATAATTAATAAGGTTAATGTTGTAATGGCATGTTAATTATATAGAGCATTAAGGACTTTCCAGTTTTCAAGTTATTTAGTTCACCTTCTCACCGACAACTACGGATTCTTGAGTTGGCAAGATGCTTTTTGGGGTCCAAAAAATCCAAACAAGAAAGCTGGGACCATTTATTCGTCAAagcattatattttatttttccaacaGCTCGCACACATGCTGTGTTCCACATTTCTAAATCGCAAGGAGAATTTCCATGAATTTGTCTACCTTAAATTGacataatatataatcaaaagtatataaaacaaaaacattttGATTATATACTATTATTTCCAATCATACAACAAATTTGACTTAAATTATTTAGgttatatatagttataataTAATAGTTAGACTATCAAAACtcataatatatacatatatatttgaTGAAATCAGTGTCAGTTATATGTTAACATATCTAAAACCAAAGATGAGTTTCTCATTTTATATCTGCTATATACATCTAGAATGAGAAGTCTATGATCTTCAAAAACTTCACCCCTTGCATAGGTGTCTGGCCTGAGTCCAAGAGTTTTACTGACACTGGATTCGGTCCTGTTCCTGCAAAATGGCGTGGTGGCAATGTCTGTCAAATCCGGGGTTCAAACAAAGTTCCATGTAACAGGTCATCTTCCTTTCTTTTAATCTTTCCTCTTCAATAATTTAAGATTTCACAGTAAGTTACtgtttcatatgttttttatttatttgggtAGGAATAACCCTTGTAGTTCATATTCAATACATTTGATTTATCCAAAATAAAACTTGGCCAATGTATTTACATGTTATACAATTCAGGAAACTAATAGGAGCAAGGTTCTTCAACAAAGCTTATGAAGCATTCAACGGTCAACTTCCCCGATCACAACAAACAGCACGTGACTTTGTGGGGCATGGCACGCATACTCTATCAACAGCAGGAGGCAATTTTGTCCCAGGTGCGAGTGTATTTGGCAATGGCAATGGCACTGCAAAAGGTGGATCCCCAAGAGCTCGAGTTGCAGCCTACAAAGCGTGTTGGTCTCTCACTGATGCAGCTAGTTGTTTTGGTGCGGATGTGTTAGCTGCTATTGACCAAGCCATAAGTGATGGTGTTGATGTTATCTCTGTCTCTGTTGGAGGCCGACCAAGTCTCAGTGCTGAAGAAATATTCACAGATGAGGTTTCCATTGGGGCATTCCATGCACTTGGGAAAAATATTCTTGTGGTTGCGTCTGCAGGGAACGATGGACCAACACCTGGAACTGTTATCAATGTGGCTCCATGGCTATTCACAGTTGCAGCTAGCACGCTAGATAGGGACTTCAGCAGTACCATAACTTTTGGAAACAATCAGCAAATTACGGTATCATCAATGCATCATTATTATTCTTAATCTATGGTTTTAATGACAGGGCTAATGTTATTATATTGCTGAGCATAATTAACTTTATCATACTACCAGGGAGCCAGTCTTTTCGTAAACATACCACCAAACCAGTCCTTTTCTCTGATCCTTGCTACTGATGCTAAATTTGCCAATGCGACAAATCGAGACGCGTGAGTACAATTCATCTCAAAAGCATGCATATTTCAAACCTTGTTTATTGAATGGCTATAAATTCACTTTCATGTGTATTTTCTTGCAGTCAACTTTGTAAAGCTGGGACACTTGATCCTAGAAAAGTAAACGGCAAAATAGTGTCATGCATTCGAGCTGGAAAAATAAAATCAGTTGCTGAAGGTAATGAAGCTCTGTCTGCAGGAGCCAAGGGAATGATTTTGGGCAATCAAAAGCAAAATGGGAACACACTTCTTGCCGAGCCTCATGTTTTGTCCACTATCAACTATCCTCCACGCCATAAAAAGACAACACCTGGTTTTCACATAACTGCCACGTAATGATATATCCTTTCACAATTCATTACATGATATCAAACCCTCATTGTGACCACTAATGGCAGTGCTTCATTTATACTGATGTTAATcatatatgtttatatttaagGGACGACACAATAAACTCGAATACGACAGTAAGGATGTCTTCAGCAAGAACATTGCTAGGAAGAAAGCCAGCTCCAGTTATGGCTTCATTCTCATCAAGGGGACCCAATAAGATTCAGCCATCAATACTCAAGGTGCACACTATATAGTATTGAAATATTTGGAATCAACTATGTATATTGTACAGTTCTTATAATATTGTCTTGGCTGTTTGATAAGACatgttttt comes from the Phaseolus vulgaris cultivar G19833 chromosome 8, P. vulgaris v2.0, whole genome shotgun sequence genome and includes:
- the LOC137825925 gene encoding subtilisin-like protease Glyma18g48580 produces the protein MSRSIFQLHPLLSSFLLFTLLLNAVHASKKCYIVYLGAHSHGPNPSSVDLETATHSHYDLLGSVLRSHEKAKEAIIYSYNKHINGFAASLEEEEAADIAKNPSVVSVFLSKEHKLHTTRSWEFLGLQRNGINSAWQRGRFGENTIIGNIDTGVWPESKSFTDTGFGPVPAKWRGGNVCQIRGSNKVPCNRKLIGARFFNKAYEAFNGQLPRSQQTARDFVGHGTHTLSTAGGNFVPGASVFGNGNGTAKGGSPRARVAAYKACWSLTDAASCFGADVLAAIDQAISDGVDVISVSVGGRPSLSAEEIFTDEVSIGAFHALGKNILVVASAGNDGPTPGTVINVAPWLFTVAASTLDRDFSSTITFGNNQQITGASLFVNIPPNQSFSLILATDAKFANATNRDAQLCKAGTLDPRKVNGKIVSCIRAGKIKSVAEGNEALSAGAKGMILGNQKQNGNTLLAEPHVLSTINYPPRHKKTTPGFHITATDDTINSNTTVRMSSARTLLGRKPAPVMASFSSRGPNKIQPSILKPDVTAPGVNILASYSLFASASNLPSDTRRGFPFNVMQGTSMSCPHVAGIAGLIKTLHPDWSPAAIKSAIMTTANTRDNTNRTIRDAFDKKLANPFAYGSGHVQPNSAIDPGLVYDLSLDDYLNLLCASGYDQQLISALNFNKTFTCSGSHSMTDFNYPSITLPNLGLNAITVTRTVTNVGPPSTYFAKAELAGYSIVVVPNSLSFRKIGEKKRFRVIVQATSVTKRGNYNFGELLWTNGKHTVRSPITVRRK